From a region of the Podospora pseudopauciseta strain CBS 411.78 chromosome 7 map unlocalized CBS411.78m_7, whole genome shotgun sequence genome:
- a CDS encoding uncharacterized protein (EggNog:ENOG503NZ28; COG:S): MHHLISNPAALLAATALLSFSGQATAATKPKNAILLSQVKSLTLNSHSKTTSRRVSPIPQLKCTSPPKLCSLPEASSITTMRCLNTGSSYTSEDIEWSCTASLPPTLRLDRTEVICEGYDSPDDPYVLKGSCGVEYTLQLTDQGRQEHPGLYFKPGLLMNDKNETDWGGVLFGIIFVGVLVWIIWGGWRGARDSTANGQRRQPRTGGGYGSGWGGNNDDDDDPPPPYPGSGSGRGTRRPKTTSSSSRQSQQQEQGWRPGFWTGLASGAAGGYMAGQRRGNNSSTFGGYNNSNYEDNYRGGSSRFGGGGSGWGSGAAGPSRSSGSGSSGPSHESTGYGSTSRR, translated from the exons aTGCACCacctcatctccaaccccgcGGCCCTCCTCGCTGCCACGGCCCTCCTTTCCTTCTCAGGCcaagcaacagcagcaaccaaaCCTAAGAACGCCATTCTCCTCTCCCAA GTTAAAAGTCTCACCTTAAACTCCCactccaaaaccacctccCGCCGCgtctcccccatcccccaactAAAATGTACATCCCCGCCCAAACTCTGCTCCCTCCCCGaagcctcctccatcacAACCATGCGCTGCCTCAACACCGGCTCCTCTTACACATCCGAAGACATAGAATGGTCCTGCACCGCCTCCCTGccccccaccctccgccTCGACAGGACAGAGGTTATTTGCGAGGGGTACGATTCCCCGGATGACCCTTATGTCCTAAAAGGGAGTTGCGGGGTGGAGTACACTTTACAGCTCACCGATCAAGGCAGGCAGGAACACCCTGGTTTGTACTTCAAACCGGGTCTGTTGATGAACGACAAGAATGAAACAGATTGGGGGGGTGTACTCTTCGGAATCATTTTTGTTGGAGTGCTGGTGTGGATTATCTGGgggggctggaggggggcgagggatAGTACTGCCAATGGGCAGAGGAGACAACCACGGACAGGAGGGGGTTACGGTtcggggtgggggggtaacaacgatgacgatgacgatccgcctcctccttacCCTGGTTCTGGTTCAGGAAGGGGGACTAGACGCCCGAAAACAACGAGTTCGAGTTCCAGACAGTCACAACAGCAGGAACAGGGCTGGCGGCCGGGGTTTTGGACGGGGCTGGCGTCGGGGGCGGCGGGGGGGTATATGGCtgggcagaggagggggaatAATTCCAGTACTTTCGGGGGGTATAACAACAGCAATTATGAGGACAACTACCGCGGCGGGTCGAGCAggtttggaggtggggggagcGGTTGGGGCAGTGGTGCTGCTGGACCGTCGAGGTCGTCTGGCTCGGGGAGTTCTGGACCAAGTCATGAAAGCACTGGGTATGGGTCTACTTCGAGAAGATAG
- the BRE1 gene encoding E3 ubiquitin-protein ligase bre1 (COG:O; EggNog:ENOG503NW1B), which produces MQSPPSCPAKAETGLAASKRSHLWEFLGELAVERALFLSCLCFFQFQTRSRSHAHSFFPSLGHRRATQTPKPTDPDFHSYFTLIILIFSPRPDRPFPLAFASQKSKSRAAILMPVATSPSALPRPSSFAKMEDRKRPASGAVDEVAPPSKRHQVNGSGKSKDDSGDMKEEAWIEEYTKGAIYRQMQEYKREKASLESRVQELEKNHTDHDDHIRVVDAWLHQSYSSMAQYHLALRQYPLLTLLDSPFPSSTALGFKDSKEFQRHLGDKGKAFKSKAESIFQRLASSRGEVKPDVAKLESQLKTALAQQKELHLKLDRLESDKALLSEQYDQATLKAIKAERKLDRVRSVQVQKLEQKALASATTRPVKTEENGDSSDDTEGNTSELRALYKEAQAVVNRQKLQIEAIISENKALMEENSTFKTKRESVSDEDYVRTDVFKHFKLQNEDLIKRINHLEATNKQLREEAEKLRAERSDWQVKVEAEAQLVVSEAEDQIQAKDQDLTRIRAARDDLVAELAMRKAAQDQERAALDQMKELVNAKMDRITQLESELERLRPSEDVVMTDAQPNLESLSIEELRAKCAKLEKDYASINAELPLLEKSYKKAMVLAHSKTMDNNAVEERINTLMAEKAKADQKYFAARKDMDIRLQEIRTLRSQNSRSSEIIAQLKDVEHSTRSVISNLEKQIATLKTEAASMAAEKKRLELLTAEATRRADSVKGQIANLTELLKAKDATVASMKEQTMSREQELDKIKARLEEKNSEISKLRAKCRGNSTDEEEALRNLVICSVCRSNFKNTILKGCGHVFCNSCVDDRLANRMRKCPSCNKAFDRSDAMAAHL; this is translated from the exons ATGCAGTCCCCACCAAGCTGCCCCGCTAAAGCCGAAACAGGACTAGCGGCCTCAAAAAGGAGCCATCTCTGGGAATTCCTTGGCGAACTTGCAGTCGAA CGggctctctttctctcttgtCTCTGCTTCTTCCAATTCCAAACTCGCTCACGCTCCCACGCTCATTCATTCTTCCCATCATTGGGGCACCGCCGGGCCACACAGACGCCGAAACCCACTGACCCAGATTTCCACTCGTACTTTACTTTAATCATCTTAATCTTTTCCCCCCGCCCTGATCGACCCTTTCCTTTGGCTTTTGCAAGTCAAAAATCCAAATCTCGCGCGGCCATTCTGATGCCGGTTGCCACCTCCCCGTCCGCGTTGCCTCGTCCGTCCAGCTTTGCCAAGATGGAGGACAGGAAGAGACCCGCGTCCGGCGCGGTCGACGAAGTAGCTCCCCCGAGCAAGCGCCATCAGGTCAACGGCAGCGGAAAGTCCAAGGATGACTCTGGCGACATGAAAGAAGAGGCCTGGATTGAG GAATATACCAAGGGCGCCATATATCGCCAGATGCAAGAGTACAAACGAGAAAAAGCAAGCCTTGAGAGTCGCGTACAGGAGCTCGAAAAGAACCACACCGACCACGACGACCATATCCGAGTTGTCGACGCCTGGCTACATCAG AGTTACTCGTCGATGGCACAGTATCATCTCGCTCTCCGTCAG TATCCACTTCTGACTTTGTTAGACTCGCCATTCCCATCGTCAACCGCACTCGGCTTTAAGGACAGCAAGGAGTTCCAGAGACATTTGGGTGACAAGGGCAAAGCTTTCAAATCCAAGGCCGAATCCATTTTTCAGCGTCTAGCAAGCTCACGTGGCGAGGTAAAGCCAGACGTTGCCAAGCTTGAATCTCAGCTCAAGACGGCACTCGCGCAACAAAAGGAGTTACATCTGAAGCTGGACAGGCTCGAGTCGGATAAGGCGCTTCTCTCGGAACAATATGACCAAGCAACGCTGAAAGCAATCAAGGCGGAGAGAAAACTAGACCGTGTGAGAAGCGTCCAGGTTCAAAAGCTGGAACAAAAGGCCCTGGCCAGTGCGACGACACGGCCAGTCAAGACGGAGGAAAATGGTGATTCTTCCGACGACACCGAGGGCAACACCAGCGAGTTGAGGGCACTTTACAAGGAGGCGCAAGCTGTTGTCAACAGGCAAAAGTTGCAGATCGAGGCCATTATCTCCGAAAACAAAGCCCTCATGGAAGAGAACTCGACCTTCAAAACAAAGAGGGAAAGTGTCTCTGATGAAGATTATGTTCGAACAGACGTTTTCAAGCATTTCAAGCTCCAGAATGAGGATCTTATCAAGCGCATCAACCATCTGGAAGCCACTAACAAGCAGCTAcgcgaggaggccgagaagctaCGAGCAGAAAGGTCTGACTGGCAAGTTAAGGTGGAGGCCGAGGCTCAGCTCGTAGTGTCCGAGGCGGAGGACCAAATACAGGCAAAGGATCAGGACCTTACGCGGATTCGAGCTGCCAGAGACGACTTGGTAGCTGAGTTGGCCATGCGCAAGGCCGCTCAGGATCAAGAAAGGGCTGCTTTGGATCAAATGAAGGAACTCGTGAACGCCAAGATGGATCGCATCACCCAACTTGAATCTGAGCTGGAACGACTGCGACCAAGTGAGGACGTGGTCATGACCGACGCACAACCGAATCTCGAATCTTTGTCGATTGAGGAGCTCCGGGCAAAGTGCGCCAAACTTGAGAAAGACTATGCCTCGATCAATGCGGAACTTCCGCTTCTGGAGAAGTCGTACAAAAAGGCCATGGTGCTCGCGCATTCCAAAACCATGGACAACAACGCTGTCGAAGAGCGCATCAACACACTCATGGCCGAGAAAGCCAAAGCGGACCAGAAGTACTTTGCGGCACGGAAAGACATGGATATTCGGCTTCAGGAGATCCGTACCTTGCGTTCGCAAAACTCAAGGAGCTCCGAAATCATCGCACAGCTCAAGGACGTGGAGCATTCCACGAGAAGTGTCATCAGCAACCTGGAGAAGCAAATTGCAACTCTCAAGACCGAGGCCGCAAGCATGGcagcggagaagaagaggcttgAGTTGTTGACAGCGGAAGCGACCAGAAGAGCCGACTCGGTCAAGGGCCAGATTGCCAACTTGACCGAACtgctcaaggccaaggacGCCACAGTGGCTAGCATGAAGGAGCAAACTATGAGCCGGGAGCAAGAGCTGGACAAGATCAAGGCACGGTTAGAGGAGAAGAACTCGGAAATTAGCAAACTGAGGGCCAAGTGTCGCGGCAACTCAAccgatgaagaggaggcttTGCGG AACTTGGTTATTTGCTCTGTTTGCCGCAGCAATTTCAAAAACACGATACTGAAGGGATGTGGTCATGTTTTCTGCAACAGCTGCGTGGACGACCGGCTGGCCAACCGAATGCGCAAGTGCCCGAGCTGCAACAAGGCGTTTGACCGATCCGATGCCATGGCGGCCCACCTTTAG